One window of the Sparus aurata chromosome 7, fSpaAur1.1, whole genome shotgun sequence genome contains the following:
- the LOC115585404 gene encoding transmembrane protease serine 11D, protein MSSGGLMELNSLLLLLLTALLCLTSSQDSCGNRPLVSPPGSSRIVGGQEAPEGAWPWQVSIQFTSIHLCGGTIINNLWVLTATHCFLKYRIRKGFFRVTAGLHDRSTPGGQAQIRLVSEIIMHKGYNHATTENDVTLLLLSSPLKFSDHVQPACLPHSVTHELLLNFSHCFISGWGSSYFKGKHMIRLQEAEVELIDRKTCNQVGWYGGRITEKMICAGLESGAIDSCQGDSGGPLQCYSEEEERFYVIGVTSFGDKCGLPRKPGVYARTSRFTDWLKMADQTASVSAAHRLNTRLISALLSVALMLF, encoded by the exons ATGTCTTCAGGAGGTTTAATGGAGTTAaactcgctgctgctgctgcttctgactGCTTTATTGTGTTTGACTTCATCACAAGACA GCTGTGGGAACCGGCCCTTGGTTTCCCCCCCAGGTTCATCTCGTATCGTAGGGGGGCAGGAGGCCCCAGAGGGGGCGTGGCCCTGGCAGGTCAGCATCCAGTTCACGTCCATTCACCTCTGCGGTGGGACGATCATCAACAACCTCTGGGTGCTCACTGCCACACACTGCTTTCTCAAATACCG GATCCGCAAAGGCTTTTTCCGTGTGACTGCAGGACTTCATGACCGATCCACTCCAGGAGGTCAAGCCCAGATCCGTCTTGTCAGTGAGATCATAATGCACAAGGGCTACAATCACGCCACGACTGAGAACGATGTGACACTACTGCTGCTCAGCTCTCCCCTCAAGTTCAGTGACCATGTCCAACCTGCCTGCTTGCCTCATAGCGTGACGCATGAGTTACTCCTCAACTTCAGCCACTGTTTCATCAGTGGATGGGGGAGCTCGTATTTCAAAG GCAAGCATATGATCAGACTGCAGGAGGCTGAGGTGGAGCTCATTGACAGGAAAACATGTAACCAGGTCGGCTGGTACGGCGGCCGCATCACTGAGAAGATGATCTGTGCTGGCCTGGAGAGCGGGGCGATTGATTCCTGTCAG gGTGACAGTGGGGGCCCCCTGCAGTGCTAcagcgaggaagaggagaggttTTATGTGATTGGAGTGACAAGCTTTGGGGACAAGTGTGGTCTTCCTCGCAAGCCAGGCGTGTACGCCAGAACCAGCAGGTTTACAGATTGGCTGAAGATGGCAGATCAGACAGCATCAGTGTCGGCTGCACACAGACTGAACACGAGACTGATCTCAGCTCTGCTCAGTGTTGCTCTGATGCTGTTCTGA